GAAATCGGCCGAGAAGCTCAATAAGGCGGTCAACGCCGAGCTCGCGCCGCTCAAGCTCGAACGCGCGAAATTCATGACGCAGGTCGAGACCGACGAGACCGTGCCCGGCCCGCAAGGATTCGACCGCGTCGAGTTCTGGGTGCAGACCAACCCGGGCACCAAGCCGGGAGCGCTGATGAAAGTCGCCTCCGGCGGCGAGCTGTCGCGCTTCCTGCTCGCGCTCAAGGTCGTACTCTCCGACCGCGGCTCGGCGCCGACCCTGGTATTCGATGAAATCGACACCGGCGTCGGCGGCGCGGTCGCGGATGCCATCGGCGCGCGCCTCGCCCGTCTTGCCGGCAAGGTCCAGGTGATGGCCGTGACTCACGCCCCGCAGGTTGCCGCCCGTGCCGACCAGCATCTCCTGATCTCCAAGGATGCGCTCGACAAGGGCAAGCGCGTCGCCACCCGCGTCAACGCACTCGCCGCCGACCACCGCCGCGAGGAGATCGCGCGGATGCTGGCGGGCGCCGAGATCACGGCGGAGGCGAGGGCCGCGGCGGAACGGTTGCTCCGGGCGGCGACGGCTTAACTTTCGTGTCCTGGACGCGGCGCACCGCGCCGCAGAGCCGGGATCCAGAATGCCGGCCACGTAGGCCCTGATCGGCGGCGCACCGTTTCGCGCTGCGCAGCGTCCGGAGTACGAGACCTCAACCCGCCTTTACCGTTCCACTCGCTCCGTCGTATTCAAGCACCATGGCAAGAGCAGCAAAATCCAAGGCCAAGCCGCCTCGCGACGTCGCCGATCTCACCAAGGCGCAGGCCAAGGTCGAGCATATGCGGCTCGCCATCGAACTCGAGGGGCACGACAGGCGCTACTATCAAGAGGATGCGCCGACGGTGACCGATGCCGAATACGACGCGTTGCGGCAGCGCTTCAACGCGATCGAAAAGCGCTTTCCCGAGTTCGTCAGCGCGGAGTCGCCGTCACAGAAGGTCGGCGCCGCGCCCTCGGGACGCTTCAAGAAGGTGCGGCATGCCCTTCCGATGCTGTCGCTCGACAACGCCTTTGCGGAAGAGGATGTGCGCGACTTCGTTGGCCGGATCGCGCGATTCTTGAAGCTGGCCGATGACAAGATCGACTTCTCCGCCGAGCCGAAGATCGACGGGCTCTCGATGTCGCTGCGCTACGAGGGCGGCGAACTCGTCACCGCAGCGACGCGCGGCGACGGCGCCGTGGGCGAGGACGTCACCGCCAACATCCGCACCCTCGAGGACGTGCCGCAGAAGCTGAAGGGCCGCAACGTTCCCGACATCTGCGAGGTGCGCGGCGAGGTCTACATGACCAAGCAGGCGTTCCTGGCGCTCAACGAGCGGCAGAGGGCGGCCGGCGACACCATTTTCGCCAATCCGCGCAACTCGGCTGCAGGCTCCTTGCGGCAGAAGGACCCCACGATCACCGCCTCGCGCCCTCTGGGCTTCTTTGCCTATGCCTGGGGCGAGATGAGCGCGATGCCCGAGGGCACGCAGAGCGGCATGATCCACTGGTTCGAGCGCTGCGGCTTCAGGACCAATCCGCTGACCAAGCTGTGTCACTCGGTCGAGGAGTTGCTGGCCTTCCATCACTCGATCGAGGAGCAGCGCGCCGAGCTCGACTACGACATCGACGGCGTCGTCTACAAGGTCGACCGCATCGACTGGCAGGAGCGGCTCGGCTTCGTCTCGCGCACACCGCGCTGGGGCATCGCGCACAAATTCCCGGCCGAACGCGCCATGACGGTGCTGCGCGACATCGAGATCCAGGTCGGCCGCACCGGCTCGTTCACGCCCGTCGGCAAGCTCGAGCCGGTCGGCGTCGGCGGCGTCATCGTGCAGAACGTCACGCTGCACAACGAGGACTACATCAAGGGCATCGGCAACAAGGGCGAGGTCTTGCGCGAGGGGCGCGACATCCGGATCGGCGATACAGTCGTGGTCCAGCGCGCCGGCGACGTCATCCCGCAGGTCGTCGACGTCGTCATCGACAAGCGGCCCAGGAGCGCGAAGGAATTCCACTTCCCGAAGAAGTGCCCGTGTCCGCTGCATACCGACGTCGTGCGCGAGGAGACGGCGACCGGCGAGGAAGGCTCGCGCGCCCGCTGTACCGGCGAGTTCGCCTGTCCCTATCAGAAGATCGAGCACCTCAAACTGTTCGTGTCGCGGCGCGCCTTCGACATCGACGGCTTGGGGGAGAAGCAGCTCCAATATTTCTTCGATGAGGGTTTCGTGAAAGAGCCCGCCGACATCTTCACGCTCGAGAAGCGCAATTCGAAGCTCAAGCTCGAGGAAATCGAGGGCTACGGCACAACCTCGGTGCGCAACCTGTTCGGCGCCATCGAGAGCCGGCGCAGGATCGCGCTGGAGCGCTTCATCTATGCGCTCGGCATGCGCCACGTCGGCGAGACCACGGCGCTGGCGCTGGCACGCGGCTATGGCTCGTGGGATGCCTTCCACGATGCCTGCCTCAGGGTTGCCAAGGGTGACGAGGAGGCGATGGCCGACATGGACGCGCTGGATCAGATCGGTGACACCGTGATCAAGAGCATCGCCGACTATTTTGGCGAGAGCCACAATCGCGGCATCGTCGAACGGCTCACCGGTGAGGTCGAGATCGTCGACGCCGAGAAGCCGAAGAGCAACTCGCCCGTCGCCGGCAAGACCGTCGTGTTCACCGGTTCGCTGGAGCGCATGACGCGCGACGAAGCCAAGGCGACCGCGGAGCGGCTGGGCGCAAAGGTCTCGGGTTCGGTGTCGAAGAAGACCGACCTCGTGGTCGCCGGCCCCGGTGCGGGCTCGAAGCTCGCCGAAGCCAACAAGCACGGCGTCAAGGTGCTGACCGAGGAGGAGTGGCTGAAGCTGATCGGGGAGTGAGATTCGACACGCTCACGCCTTTCGTTCCGCTGTCATCACCCGCGAAAGCGGGTGATCCAGTATTCCAGAGGCTGTGCGAGGATACGGAGAAGCCGCGGCGTACTGGATCCCCCGCCTTCGCGGGGGATGACAGTGAGGTTGTTGTAACGGCCGTCGCTCGCCGCGACAGCTACATCATCCCGCTCTCTTCCTCTTCCGCCTGCTCGATCAGCGTCTCGCTCACCACCACTTCGCGGCGTGGCACGATGAAGATCATCGTCGCGGCGCAGAGGAGCGAAATCGCGAGGATCGCCGCGGTCAGCGGCAGCGTCGTGGTGGAGTGGCCACCGAGATAGGCGCCGAATTGCGACATCAGCGCGCCGATGCCCTGCTGGAGAAAGCCCATCGCGCCCGATGCGGTGCCGGCGGCCTCGGGGCGGATGCTGATCGCGCCGGCGGCCGAGTTCGCCATCACGAAGGCATTGCCCGCCATCACGATCATCTGCGTGCCGAACAGCCATGCGGGCGCTTCGTTCCAGCCCGTAAAGCTCCACAGCAGGTTTGCGAGGCTGCCGCAGAGCTGCAGGCCGAGCCCGAACCAGATCAGTTTCTCCAGCGAGTGCCGCGGCGCAAAGCGCACGCACAGCAGATTGCCAACCAGATAGGCAAAGCCCGTCGTCGCGAACCATGCACCATATTCGGCGCTGCTGCGGCCCATCTGCGTCACCACGATGTAGGGGCCGCCGCCGGCGAAGGCGAAGATGATCTGCGAAGCCAGCACCTGGCACAACACATAGCCGACGAAGGCGCGGTTCCTGACCAGGATGCCGACGTCGCCGCGAAAGCCGCTGCCGGCGGCGCGGTTCCGGCGCGTCTCCGGCAACGCTACCGCGATGCCGACGGCGACCGCGATTGCGCCGATCGTGATGGCATAGAAGATTGCGCGCCAGCCGAACGCGGTCTCGATCAGGCCGCCGGTCAGAGGCGACAGCATCTGTCCGATCATCAGCGCCGCGACCACGAGGCTGATCATGGAGGCGACGCGCTCGCGCTCGTAGATGTCGCGGATGATGGCGCGGCTCACCACCATGCCGGCGGCGCCGCCCAGCGCCTGGAAGAAGCGCGCGGCGATCAGTTGCGGCAGGTTTTGCGCGAAGATGCAGGCGACGCTGGCCGCCACCATCAGCGCCAGCCCTCCGAGCAGCACCGGCCGCCGGCCGAACTTGTCCGACAGCGGCCCCATGATGAGTTGCGAGCAGGCGATGCCGACCATGTAGAGCGACACCGTCATCTGCGCGATCGAGATGTCGCGGCCGAACGTCGTCGCGAGCACCGGCAGCGCCGGAACCAGCATGTAGAGCGAGATCGGCGCGATGCCGGTCATGACGACAAGCAACAGCAGCATCGCGCGCGAGGTCGCGATGTTGCCGTGCGCTGCCGCTCCCGGCGGCCTGCTGATCATGCCGTGCATGCGTCCGTCTCTCGAGAATTCGAGTCGGACTGTAGCTTGCTCGCGCAAGACGGATATCGGCGTTTCGGAATGCGGCCATACCGAAACCGGGACGGTTATGATGACGGTGCGTGGAGGGACCGTTGTTCTACGGAGAGGCGGCGCGACGCTGATGCCCCAAACTCTTCGTCATCACCCGCGAAAGCGGGTGATCCAGTATTCCAGAGGCCGTGCGAGGGTACGGAGGAGCTGCGACGTACTGGATTCCCCACTTTCGCGGGGAATGACAGCGACGGTGGGCAAGAGCCTTGCGCAAATCGCGTAGTGCTATGCGTGCGCTACTTCAGCTCCGCCGTGGCCTGATCGAGCCATGTCTTCGTGGCCTCGTCCAGCGCCGGCCGCACCTCGGCACTGACGCGGGCGTGGTAGGCGTTGAGCCAGTCGAGCTCGTCGCGGCTCAGCATCGCGACGTCGATCAGCCGGCGGTCGATCGGCGCCAGCGTCAGCGCTTCGAACGCATTCATCGATTTCTCGGCACCTGGAATGTCGGCCGCGACCACGAGCTCGAGATTTTCGATGCGAATGCCAAAACCGTCGGCCTTATAATAGCCGGGCTCGTTGGAGAGGATCATGCCGCGCTTCAGCGGCGTGGTGCCGAGCTTCGAGATCCGCGCCGGCCCCTCATGCACCGAGAGATAGCTGCCGACGCCGTGGCCGGTGCCGTGCTCGAAATCGACGCCGGCGGCCCACAGATATTGCCGCGCCAGCGTGTCGAGCTGCGCACCGGTGGTGCCGTCGGGGAACACCGCGCGTGCGATCGCGATGTGGCCGCGCAAGACGCGGGTGAAGCGGTCGCGCATCTCGGCGGTCGGCTCGCCCACCGCCATGGTGCGGGTGACGTCGGTGGTGCCGTCCTCGTATTGTGCGCCGGAATCGATCAGCAAGAGATCACCGCGCGCGATCCGGCGGTTGCTCTTGCGGGTGACGCGGTAGTGCACGATGGCGCCGTTCGGGCCGGTGCCGGAGATGGTCGGGAACGACACGTCCTTCAGTGCGCCGGTGTCGCGGCGAAATGTCTCCAGCGCCTCGACCGCGTCGATCTCGGTGAGCTTGCCGCTTCCCGCCTCGCGGTCGATGAAGGCGAGAAAGCGCGCCAGCGCCACGGCATCGCGGCGGTGCGCGGTCTTCGTGCCCGCGATCTCGGTCGCATTCTTGACCGCCTTCAACAGCGCAATCGGATCGTTGCCGCGCACCGGCTTGCCGCCGGCGCCCGTGATCAGCCGGCTGAGCGCATCGGCTGCGGTGGCATTGTCGAGCGCAATCGCGGCGCCGCTCTTGGCGAGTGCCATCAGCGTCGGCGCCATCGCATCGGGCTCGCGCACATCCGCCGACTGTTCGAGATGGTCGCGGGTGAGGTTGGAAAGCTTGCGATGATCGATGAACACGGTCGGCCGGCCGTCCTTCGGCACCAGCGCGTAGGACAGCGGCAGCGGCGTGTGCGCGACGTCGGCGCCGCGAATGTTGAAGGTCCAGGCCACGGCATGGCTATCCGACAGCACCAGCGCATCGACGCCGAGCTTCTCGATCTCGCTCCGGATCTGCTTCAGCTTCTCGGCCTCGGCGGTGCCGGCATATTGCAGGCCGTGCACCGCGACCGGCGCGAGCGGCGGCTGCGGCCGGTCCTGCCAGATCGCGTCGACCGGATTACTGTCGACGGCCACCAGCTCGGCGCCGGCCTTGGCGCAGGCCCCCGCGAGGCGCTCGGCTGCCGCAAAAGTGTGCAGCCATGGATCAAATCCAAGGCGGTCGCCGGGCTTCAGATGCGCCGACAACCACGTCTCCGGCGGCGGATCGATCAAGGATTCGACCGCCCAGGCCTTCGCGTCGACCTGCTTGGCGGCTTGAAGGGTGTAGCGGCCGTCGACGAAGACCGCGGCCTCGCGAGCCAGAACCACCGCAAGTCCCGCCGATCCCGTAAAGCCGCTTAGCCAGGCGAGCCGCTCTTCCGACGGCGCCACATATTCGTTCTGCTGCTGATCGGCGCGCGGAATCACGAAGCCCGTCAGCTTGCGGCGGGCGAGTTCTTCACGGAATGCGGCAAGCCGCGCCGTCAACGCGACGCCGGCCTCCGGCTCCTCGAATGTCTGGAAGTGCGCTTCGAACATGGCAAGCTCAGTTTAGGATCATGGGGATGAGTCCGCAATGTAGACGCATTTGCGTCGCAAGTGGCATGGACCGTGCTTGAAAATGTTCCGCTTGAGTCGAGTGGAGTAAGGGGATGCGGCCTTTGAGCTTCGTCCGGACAACAGGGAAATTCGAGCAAGTGTTTCTACTCAACGACGAGGGGACACACGATGCCAGCGTTCACCTTTGAGAAGATCTCCCCGCCGGTCCGCCGCGCCCCGGCCGCAACGACGCCCAAGAAGCCGCGCGGCGTCATCAGCCAGATGATCGACCGTTTCGCCGCGCGCCGCGCCCGGCGTGCCCTGCAAGGCGACAGGGCCCTGCCGCGCCGGGACGAGAAGGCGGAGAAGTAGCTGGCCTCAGGCACGGGCAGATTTCGTAAGGTGGGCAAAGGCGCGTCGCGCCGTGCCCACCATCCTTCCCGGATTGCGAATCGCATGGTGGGCACGCTGCGCTTGGCCCACCCTACGACAGCTCATCCAGCCTTCCGTAGCAGCAAGCTGCTCCAGCCATCGATCCGCAGGTGCCGCAGCGGAACGAGGCCGCGCGCGCGGTAGGCGGCGATGACCGCGGGGGCCTGATGGGTCAACAGGCCGGAAAGGATCACCCGGGCGCCGGGGGCGAGATTCCGCGTCATCGGGTTCGCCAATTGCCGTAACGGATTGGCAAGGATGTTGGCCAGCACCAGGTCGAACGGACCGCACCCGGCAAAGTCCGGAGCGGCGAAGCCGGTGGCGCGGATCACCCGCACATGGTTACCAACTTCATTCAGCCTGGCGTTCTCGGCCGCCACGCGCGCGGAAGGTGGGTCGATGTCGGAGGCGAGCACCGCGCGATGCAGCGCCTTGGCCGCAGCTATCGCCAGCACGCCGGTGCCAGTGCCGAGGTCGAGCACGCGCCGTGGCCGCGCGCTCTTCAGGATATGGTCAAGCAGCAGTAAACAGCCGCGCGTGGTGCCGTGATGACCGGTGCCGAAGGCGAGCGCCGCCTCGATCTCGATTGCGAGCTTGTTCTGCGCCACGCGGTCGCGATCATGGCTGCCGTGCACCACAAAGCGCCCCGCCGGCACCGGGACGAGATCTTCCAGGCTCGCCTTGACCCAGTCCTTGGCCTCGATCGTATCGAAGGCGAGCTTATCTGCGATCTCGCTTCCTGCTGAGGACCCAACGACTTCGCGCAACAATGCCTGGTCGGGTGCCTCGGCAAAATGCAGCGTGACGTCCCATTGTCCGTCCGGCCGCTCGAAAGCGGCAACTGCCGCGTCCCCGTCGAAAAAGACTTCGGTGAGCACGTCGACGACACGTTTGGCCGCGGCCTCATTGCCGATCGAAAAACTGGCGCGATGGGTGGGAGAAGGCTTCATCCTGAGGTTCCGCTGATTTCAATTTTTGGAGTTTTTGTTCCCAATTTTCCGCATAACTTGCAGTTCCCGGATTAACCTGACCGTAGGTTGTGTCCCGTACGTTTGCGGATGTTGGAGGCAACCAACACAGCTCGAAATGGAAACGGAGGCGAGTCTTGAAGCGTTTGGTTCAGAAGTTTTGGTCCGATGAATCCGGGGCGACCGCGATCGAATACGGCCTGATCGCAGCCGGTATCGCGCTGGCGATCATCACCGTGGTGAACAGCCTGGGCACCACCTTGAACGACAAGTTCACTGCGATTAGCAGCTCCTTGAAGTAATTTCCGCCTTCGGTTTCCCAGCGGGGGCTACATTCTTCATAGACAGCTTTTTGACCAACGCCCGCAAGGGGGATTGCCCCTTCGCGGGCGAGGTCATTTTCGGGGTATGGCGTTCCAGCGATATCCACAAGCCATCCCCCTTATCCCCCGATGCTGTCGACAGCCTTATCCCGCCGCTTATCCCGGGGTTTTCCACCGCGTTTTCCTTCGCTGTGCACAGGCATCGACGGCCTCGCCGGTCGTATCTCGGTTTTGAATTTCCGCTCAGGCCCGGACTTTCTCCGCATCGTTGAACGTCAAACGGTTGAGCGCGGCGGTGATCGTCATCGCCCGTTTGACGTTTGCCAACATGGCCGCTGATTCCGGCGTCCTCCTGTGAATGATCCTGGTGCCGTCCTCATTCGACATTCGATCTTCCTCCGCCTGCCGCCCGTCCACAGCTCGTCCACAGCCTTATCCACGGCTTCCGAACAGCGACCGATGGTCCCTCAGGATCACCTGCGCCGCATTGTGGCCGGGGGCGCCGGTGACGCCGCCACCGGGGTGGGCGCCGGAGCCGCAGTGGTACAGGCCCTTTAGCGGCCCGCGGTAATCGGCGTGGCCGAGCATCGGCCGCGCCGAGAAAAGCTGGTTCAGCGTCAGCGCGCCATGAAAGATGTCGCCGCCGAGCAGGCCGAACTCCCGTTCGAGATCGAGCGGCGAGAGGATCTGGCGGCCGAGCACGCTGGCCGCAAAGCCGGGGGCATATTTGTCCACCGTCGCGATCATGAGATCGGCGACGTCCTCGCGATGATCGTCCCAGGACTTGCCGTCGGGCAGTTCGGGTGCGACGTGCTGGCAGAACAGGCTCGCGACGTGCTTGCCTGCAGGCGCAAGCGTGTCGTCGAGCGTCGAGGGGATCAGCATCTCGACGACAGGCTCACGGCTCCAGCCCTGTGCGCGCGCATCGAGATAGGCGCGGTCCATGTAGGTAAGGCTCGGCGCGATGATGATGCCTGAGGTGAGATGATCGCCCTCGCCCGGCAGCGCGGTGAAGGAGGGCAGGCGCTCCAGCGCCACATTCATGCGGAAGGTGCCAGAGCCGTTCTTCCAGCGGCGAATGCGGGCGAGGAACTCCGCAGGCAGGGCGTCGGCCGCGACCAGCCGCGTATAGAGCAGCTTTGGATTGACGTTGGCGGCGACATATCTCGCGCGGATGGTCTCACCATTCTCCAGGATCACGCCGGTCGCCCGGTCGCGCTCGACGATCACCTCGCGCACCCCCGCATCCGTCTCGATCGCCACGCCGTGGTCACGCGCCGCGCGCGCCATCGCCTGCGTGATCGCGCCCATGCCGCCGATGGCGTGGCCCCACACGCCCTTCTTGCCGTTCACCTCGCCGAAGGCGTGATGCAGCATCACATAGGCCGATCCCGCCGCGAAAGGACTCGCGTAGTTGCCGACGATCGCATCGAAGCCGAACAGCGCCTTGACGAGATCGTGCTCGAACCGCTCGTCCAGCATCTCGCCGGCCGAGCGGGTGAAGAGGTCGAGCAGGCTGCGGCTCTGCTCCAGCGTCAGCCCACGCAGGATGTTGGCGCTCTGGACCGCGTTCACGGCCTCGCGGATCGCGCCGACACCAAAACTGTCGAGCAGGTTCGGCGGTGCGCGCAGCACGAATTGTCGCAGCACGTCCGCGATATCCTCCAGCTCGCGCGAGAAGCCGTCGAGCGCATCGGCATCGTGCGCGCTGAGCCGCGCGACGGAGGCATTCGTCCGCCCCTCGCCGGTGAGGAGATAGCTGCCATCAGGCGCGGGCAGGAAGTTCTGCGCGCGCCGCTCGACGACGCGCAGGCCCCGTTCGGCGAGCTTCAAGTCGCGGATCGCCCGCGGATTGAGCAGGCTTACAGTGTATGCCGCGACCGAATTGCGGAACCCCGGATGAAACTCCTCCGTGACCGCTGCGCCGCCGACCACCTTGCGGCGTTCGACCACGCATACGCGCAGGCCCGCCATCGCCAGATATGCCGCGCAGGTGAGGCCGTTATGGCCAGCGCCGATGATGACGACGTCGGTTTCGGTCATGAAAGGGTCAACTGTTCCCTGGTCATTCCGGGTTCTGCTTTCGCGCAGCCCGCAATGACACTTCTATAGCAGTCATTTCCCGCCGCAACACAGCACCGTTTATTGCTCGTTCAGGCCCCGTGTGCTCCATTGCGCGCGCCCGGCGCCCGCCGGGGTGAAGCCGGAACCCGCATGGATTCAATCGTGCAACCCGCTGCCAAGGAGCAGCCGTCGTCGTCGCGCAACCGCCTGCTGCTGACGGTCTATACGGCGGCGATCTTCGTCAGCGCGCTGCTGTTGTTCTCGGTGCAGCCGCTGTTCACGAAGATGGTGCTGCCGCGGCTCGGCGGCTCGCCGGCGGTGTGGTCGGTGGCGATGGTGTTCTTCCAGTCGCTGCTGCTCGCGGGCTACGCCTATGCGCATTTCCTGATGCAGATCCGAAACCGCATCATTCCGGTCGTGGTGCATCTTGTGTTGCTGATTGCGGCCTTCGCCACGCTGCCGCTCGGCATCGCCGGCGCTTTTGGCGAGCCGCCGGGTTCAGGCTATGCGTTCTGGCTGCTCGGCCTGTTCGCGGTCTCGATCGGGCTGCCGTTTTTCGCGCTCGCCGCCAACAATCCGCTGCTGCAAGCCTGGTTCGTCCGCACCGGCCATCCCGATGCGCGCGATCCCTACTTCCTCTATGCCTCCTCCAACATCGGCAGCTTCCTCGCGCTGCTGTCCTATCCGTTCCTGCTGGAGCCGATCTTCACGCTGCACACGCAGAACTGGCTCTGGACCGGCGGCTATGCCCTTTTGATCCTGTTGATCGCTGCGTGTGGCGTGCTGCTGTTGCGTTCACCGAGATTGACCCTAGTCGCCGTGCAAGCCGAGGATGCGAATGCGTTGGCACCAAGCCTCGTGACGCGACTACGCTGGATATTCCTCGCCGCGGTGCCCTCGGGCCTGCTCATCGCGGTGACCGCGCACATCTCCACCGACGTTGCGGCGGCGCCGCTTTTGTGGGTGTTGCCGCTGTCGCTGTATTTGTTGACCTGGGTGCTGGTGTTCCAGTCGCGGCCGCTGCTGCCGCACAAATGGATGCTGATGCTGCAACCGGTCGCGATTGCCGGCGTCATCCTGCTGCTGGCCTTCGGCGGCGAGCAGAATCTGCTGCTCACGCTCGGCGGCCATCAACTCTGCTTCTTCGTCATCGCCATGGCCTGTCACGGCGAACTGGCGCGGACCCGGCCGGCGGCAAGCTATCTCACCGGCTTTTATGTCGCGCTGTCGTTCGGCGGCATGGTCGGTGGCCTGTTCGCGGGTCTGCTTGCGCCGTTCACCTTCTCGTGGATCGCCGAATATCCGATCCTGGTCGCGCTCGCCGCGCTGTGCCGGCCGTCTGCAGACGAGCGACTTGCGGGCCTCGTCAAATGGTATTGGCTGGTGCTCATCGCACTCGCGGTGGCGCTGACGGCGCCATCCTGGACGACGGGCGACCTCTCGACCTGGTTCGAGGATCATCGCGTCTGGGTCGCCGGCGCCGTCGGCGTGCTCGCCGCGCTCCTGGCGCTCGCGCTCAATGCCGGCCGCTGGAAGATCTTCGCCACCGTCGTGCTTGCGCTCGCGCTGGCGCGGATTTATCCGGCCGACGAGGGGCGCATCGTTACGGTGCGCAGCTTCTTCGGCGTGCACAAGATCGTGGTGACGCCCGGCGGCTATTTCCACGTGCTGATGCACGGCACCACGATTCACGGCGCCGAGCGCTTCCGCAACAATGACGGTACGCCGGTCACCGGCCGCCCCGAGCCGATCACCTATTACCACAAGGACGGCGGCATCGGTCAGGCCATCACCGCGATCCGCGAGCGCAAGGCCGCGCCGCTGAAGGTCGCCGCGATCGGCGTCGGATCCGGCACGCTCGCTTGCGCTGCGGAGCCAGGGGAGAGTTGGAAGTTTTTCGAGATCGACCAGTCCATGGTCGACGCCGCACGTGATCCAAAATATTTCCGCTACATCTCGAGTTGCGCGCCGGACTTGAAGCCGGTGATCGGCGATGCGCGCCTCACCTTCGCGAAGGAGCCTGACGGCGCCTACGATCTCATCATCGTCGATGCCTATTCGTCGGACGCGATCCCGATCCATCTCGCCACCGAGGAGGCGATGAAGATCTACAAGGACAAGCTCGCCCCGCACGGCGCCGTGGTGATGCACGTCTCCAACCGGCATCTCGATCTCGAGCCGGTCGTGGTCGGCATCGCCGATGCCAACGACTTGAAGAGCTGGGTCTACAACGAGGACTCCGGGCGCGACGCGGACTACATCTTCTCGACCGACGTCGTCATCTCCGCGCGCGAGGGGGCCGACGTCGGCAAGCTCGCCACCTCCAAGCAATGGGAGGAAACCGACGCCGACGACAAGGTGCGGGTCTGGACCGACGACTACTCCAACATCCTCGGCGCGCTGTATCGGCGCCTGAAGGATGGGGAGTAGGGCTGTTGCGGGACACGAGATAGTTCGAGACTTACGGCACGACTGGTGTCCCAGCCGGCAGCGCAATCCCCTTCTCGCCGGCAACCAGCCGCAACAGGTCCGGACGATCCGAGATGACGCCGTCGACGCCGATCTCGATCATGCGGGCGATGTCCTCGGGCTTGTTGACCGTCCACACCACGACGCGCAGGCCGAGCGCGTGGGCTTCAGCGATCAGCGCCGCCGTCACATCGCCGAAATAGGGCGACCAGATCGTCCCGCCCGCGGCCTTGATCGTCTGCGGCACCGAGCCGGCGTGATCGGCGGGACTGAAGCCCGCCGTCCAGCTCGTGGCCCGGTCGAGCGCGACGGTCGGCGCGGAGCCGCGCTGGAGTGTGAGATAGACGGTCGGAATCTTGGGCGCCTGCTGCTGGACGAGCTGCAGGGTCCGCCAGTCGAACGATTGGATCGTGACACGATCGGAAAACCCCTCGGTCGCGATCAGCCCGAGCAGACTGCTGACGAAGACCTGCGGTCCCAGCGACTCGTCAGGATGGTCCGGATCGATCTTGGTCTCGATGTTGAAGCGTACGCGGTCGTTGCCCGACTTGCGGGCCAGCGCGAAGACCTCCTTCAGCGTGGGAATGCGCGTGCCGGGCACGGCGTGCTGGTCGGGGAATTGCCTGGCATAGGCGCTGTCCGGCCTGATCCGGCCCACGTCGTATCTTTTGACCTCTTCGAGCCGCAATTTCACGAAGGGCGTGCCGGGCGAAGCGACATAGGCGCCGTTGGCGTCGCGCGCAAGATCCGGATTGAGCCCGCGCTCGTGCGACACCACGACCTCGCCGTCGGCGGTCACACCGACGTCGAGCTCTAGCGTGTCGACGCCCATCGACAGCGCATTGGCGAAGGCCGGCAGGGTGTTCTCCGGCATCAGCGCCCGCCCGCCGCGATGTGCTTCGATATCGAATGACGAGTCGGATGCCATGGCGCGTTCTGCGACCAGAATCGAGAGGA
The DNA window shown above is from Bradyrhizobium sp. CB1650 and carries:
- a CDS encoding Flp family type IVb pilin, with product MKRLVQKFWSDESGATAIEYGLIAAGIALAIITVVNSLGTTLNDKFTAISSSLK
- a CDS encoding aminopeptidase P family protein, producing MFEAHFQTFEEPEAGVALTARLAAFREELARRKLTGFVIPRADQQQNEYVAPSEERLAWLSGFTGSAGLAVVLAREAAVFVDGRYTLQAAKQVDAKAWAVESLIDPPPETWLSAHLKPGDRLGFDPWLHTFAAAERLAGACAKAGAELVAVDSNPVDAIWQDRPQPPLAPVAVHGLQYAGTAEAEKLKQIRSEIEKLGVDALVLSDSHAVAWTFNIRGADVAHTPLPLSYALVPKDGRPTVFIDHRKLSNLTRDHLEQSADVREPDAMAPTLMALAKSGAAIALDNATAADALSRLITGAGGKPVRGNDPIALLKAVKNATEIAGTKTAHRRDAVALARFLAFIDREAGSGKLTEIDAVEALETFRRDTGALKDVSFPTISGTGPNGAIVHYRVTRKSNRRIARGDLLLIDSGAQYEDGTTDVTRTMAVGEPTAEMRDRFTRVLRGHIAIARAVFPDGTTGAQLDTLARQYLWAAGVDFEHGTGHGVGSYLSVHEGPARISKLGTTPLKRGMILSNEPGYYKADGFGIRIENLELVVAADIPGAEKSMNAFEALTLAPIDRRLIDVAMLSRDELDWLNAYHARVSAEVRPALDEATKTWLDQATAELK
- a CDS encoding multidrug effflux MFS transporter: MHGMISRPPGAAAHGNIATSRAMLLLLVVMTGIAPISLYMLVPALPVLATTFGRDISIAQMTVSLYMVGIACSQLIMGPLSDKFGRRPVLLGGLALMVAASVACIFAQNLPQLIAARFFQALGGAAGMVVSRAIIRDIYERERVASMISLVVAALMIGQMLSPLTGGLIETAFGWRAIFYAITIGAIAVAVGIAVALPETRRNRAAGSGFRGDVGILVRNRAFVGYVLCQVLASQIIFAFAGGGPYIVVTQMGRSSAEYGAWFATTGFAYLVGNLLCVRFAPRHSLEKLIWFGLGLQLCGSLANLLWSFTGWNEAPAWLFGTQMIVMAGNAFVMANSAAGAISIRPEAAGTASGAMGFLQQGIGALMSQFGAYLGGHSTTTLPLTAAILAISLLCAATMIFIVPRREVVVSETLIEQAEEEESGMM
- the ligA gene encoding NAD-dependent DNA ligase LigA; this translates as MARAAKSKAKPPRDVADLTKAQAKVEHMRLAIELEGHDRRYYQEDAPTVTDAEYDALRQRFNAIEKRFPEFVSAESPSQKVGAAPSGRFKKVRHALPMLSLDNAFAEEDVRDFVGRIARFLKLADDKIDFSAEPKIDGLSMSLRYEGGELVTAATRGDGAVGEDVTANIRTLEDVPQKLKGRNVPDICEVRGEVYMTKQAFLALNERQRAAGDTIFANPRNSAAGSLRQKDPTITASRPLGFFAYAWGEMSAMPEGTQSGMIHWFERCGFRTNPLTKLCHSVEELLAFHHSIEEQRAELDYDIDGVVYKVDRIDWQERLGFVSRTPRWGIAHKFPAERAMTVLRDIEIQVGRTGSFTPVGKLEPVGVGGVIVQNVTLHNEDYIKGIGNKGEVLREGRDIRIGDTVVVQRAGDVIPQVVDVVIDKRPRSAKEFHFPKKCPCPLHTDVVREETATGEEGSRARCTGEFACPYQKIEHLKLFVSRRAFDIDGLGEKQLQYFFDEGFVKEPADIFTLEKRNSKLKLEEIEGYGTTSVRNLFGAIESRRRIALERFIYALGMRHVGETTALALARGYGSWDAFHDACLRVAKGDEEAMADMDALDQIGDTVIKSIADYFGESHNRGIVERLTGEVEIVDAEKPKSNSPVAGKTVVFTGSLERMTRDEAKATAERLGAKVSGSVSKKTDLVVAGPGAGSKLAEANKHGVKVLTEEEWLKLIGE
- a CDS encoding 50S ribosomal protein L11 methyltransferase, which codes for MKPSPTHRASFSIGNEAAAKRVVDVLTEVFFDGDAAVAAFERPDGQWDVTLHFAEAPDQALLREVVGSSAGSEIADKLAFDTIEAKDWVKASLEDLVPVPAGRFVVHGSHDRDRVAQNKLAIEIEAALAFGTGHHGTTRGCLLLLDHILKSARPRRVLDLGTGTGVLAIAAAKALHRAVLASDIDPPSARVAAENARLNEVGNHVRVIRATGFAAPDFAGCGPFDLVLANILANPLRQLANPMTRNLAPGARVILSGLLTHQAPAVIAAYRARGLVPLRHLRIDGWSSLLLRKAG